A genome region from Paradevosia shaoguanensis includes the following:
- a CDS encoding O-antigen translocase, whose product MSDTIAAQEPPASKAPSRSYGQILRSTAVIGLSYLVVTLISVVRMKAVALLLGPAGVGLVGIYYLVVDLAGSVAGMGVASSGVRQISEANGSGDRRRIGRTVAAVKGLSAILAVVGGVALAAVAVPVAWATFGSDVQAMAVAILGAAVLFKVLGAAPITVLQGLRLTRHLAMANVASVFAGAVATIALIVWLGEKGIAPALVCGFAATFVAAALYARKADVEPVPAGEAIRDQMRPLLRLGFVFMTSALLTTGAAYLIRIIVLHAEGVHAAGLYQSAWGIASLYAGFVLQAMGTDFYPRVTEVASDNVEVNRLVNEQARVSLLLAGPGVIATIALAPVVLAIFYSSAFTDAQALLRWFCLGMMLRVVAWPMGYIVLAKGAERPFFWTEVAAAVVQVGLAALLVPWIGVDGAGLAFVGLYVWHTVIIYFVARGLSGFRWSRGNMVLSLAYVGATLVTMAGCFFLDFWVATGIGAVLAAATGLYSLREVLSLAPEVVPKALRPLVRKVLG is encoded by the coding sequence ATGTCCGATACGATCGCGGCCCAAGAGCCGCCGGCCAGCAAGGCCCCCAGCAGGAGCTACGGCCAGATCCTGCGGTCGACGGCGGTGATCGGTCTCTCCTATCTCGTCGTCACGCTGATCTCGGTCGTGCGCATGAAGGCGGTGGCGCTGTTGCTGGGGCCGGCCGGTGTCGGCCTTGTCGGCATCTATTACCTCGTGGTGGACCTTGCGGGCTCGGTTGCGGGCATGGGGGTGGCGTCGAGCGGGGTGCGGCAGATTTCGGAAGCCAACGGTTCCGGTGATCGGCGGCGCATCGGGCGAACCGTGGCGGCGGTCAAGGGGCTGTCGGCGATCCTGGCGGTGGTTGGAGGCGTGGCACTCGCGGCGGTTGCGGTGCCGGTGGCGTGGGCGACATTCGGCAGCGACGTGCAGGCGATGGCGGTGGCCATCCTGGGTGCGGCGGTGCTGTTCAAGGTGCTGGGTGCGGCGCCGATCACAGTGTTGCAGGGGTTGCGGCTGACGCGGCACCTGGCGATGGCGAATGTGGCCTCGGTCTTTGCCGGGGCAGTGGCGACGATCGCGCTGATCGTGTGGCTGGGCGAGAAGGGCATTGCGCCGGCGCTGGTCTGCGGGTTTGCAGCGACCTTCGTGGCGGCGGCGCTCTATGCGCGCAAGGCCGATGTCGAGCCGGTGCCGGCGGGCGAGGCAATCCGCGACCAGATGCGGCCGCTGCTGCGGCTGGGGTTCGTCTTCATGACCAGCGCGCTGCTGACGACCGGCGCGGCTTATCTCATCCGGATCATCGTGCTGCATGCCGAGGGCGTGCATGCGGCGGGGCTCTACCAATCGGCCTGGGGGATCGCCTCGCTCTATGCCGGCTTCGTGCTGCAGGCGATGGGGACCGATTTCTATCCGCGCGTGACCGAGGTGGCCTCCGACAATGTCGAGGTCAACCGGCTGGTCAACGAGCAGGCGCGGGTGAGCCTGCTGCTGGCGGGGCCGGGGGTCATCGCGACCATCGCGCTGGCGCCGGTGGTGCTCGCGATCTTCTATTCCTCCGCCTTCACCGATGCGCAGGCGCTGCTGCGCTGGTTCTGCCTGGGAATGATGCTGCGCGTGGTGGCCTGGCCGATGGGCTATATCGTGCTGGCCAAGGGGGCGGAGCGGCCGTTCTTCTGGACCGAGGTCGCGGCGGCGGTGGTGCAGGTGGGGCTGGCGGCCCTGCTGGTGCCGTGGATCGGGGTGGACGGCGCGGGACTGGCCTTTGTCGGGCTTTATGTGTGGCACACGGTGATCATCTATTTCGTGGCGCGGGGGCTGAGCGGGTTTCGGTGGAGCCGGGGCAATATGGTGCTGTCGCTGGCCTATGTCGGGGCGACGCTGGTGACGATGGCCGGATGCTTCTTCCTCGACTTCTGGGTGGCGACGGGGATAGGCGCGGTGCTGGCTGCGGCGACGGGGCTCTATTCGCTCAGGGAAGTGCTGTCGCTGGCGCCGGAAGTGGTGCCCAAGGCGTTGCGGCCGCTGGTGCGCAAGGTGCTGGGATAG
- the hpt gene encoding hypoxanthine phosphoribosyltransferase, with translation MTARNYVIDEMISAKAIAARVEALAKEISEFYSGTEKLVVVGLLRGSFIFIADLVRELDLPVEVDFLEVSSYGNSTESSREVRILKDLRGEIEHRDVLLVEDIVDTGYTLRHVLDILNTRHPNRIEVCALLDKPSRREVDVKARWIGFEIPDKFVVGYGIDYAQRNRNLPHIGAVRFTDAG, from the coding sequence ATGACCGCCAGAAACTACGTTATCGATGAAATGATCTCAGCCAAGGCCATCGCCGCGCGCGTGGAAGCTTTGGCCAAGGAAATCTCGGAGTTCTACAGCGGCACCGAGAAGCTCGTCGTCGTCGGCCTGCTCCGCGGCTCCTTCATCTTCATCGCCGACCTGGTGCGCGAACTCGACTTGCCGGTCGAGGTGGATTTCCTCGAAGTCTCGAGCTACGGCAACTCGACCGAGTCCAGCCGCGAAGTGCGCATCCTCAAGGACCTGCGCGGCGAGATCGAGCACCGCGACGTGCTGCTGGTCGAAGACATCGTCGATACCGGCTACACCCTGCGCCACGTGCTCGACATCCTCAACACGCGCCACCCCAACCGCATCGAGGTCTGCGCCTTGCTCGACAAGCCGTCGCGTCGCGAAGTCGACGTCAAGGCGCGCTGGATCGGCTTCGAAATCCCGGACAAGTTCGTGGTCGGCTACGGCATCGACTACGCCCAGCGCAACCGCAACCTCCCCCATATCGGCGCCGTCCGCTTCACCGACGCCGGCTGA
- a CDS encoding peptidase domain-containing ABC transporter, with product MSDTSRTGVHCLAFVARHHGVDMAPDRLVHDYALGDQPLSPRQLLRMAKDGGLRARSSRMGWKELLKLRDAYPVLAQLSNGNWVIVAGPAETVDGKTPDAVRILDPLAKRPEPLLIARDQFASRWNGEVVFLKRTFKLGDPEQPFGLRWFLPEIFKQRRLFGDVAIAAIVLYALGLATPIFFQLVIDKVLIHESYATLTVLTIGIGAALIFDAAFTYLRRYLLLYATNRIDIRVATRTFGHLLNLPIALFEQASAGVLVKHMQQTARIREFLTGRLFLTLLDGLSLFVFLPVLLLYSVKLTLVVVGFALLVGVIVLLLIGPFRRRLQDLYKAEGDRQALLVETVHGMRTVKSLALEPRQRKVWDDYSAQSISVRFQVDKISTAAQALTSLVEKLMSVAIIGLGALDVFNGTMTIGALVAFNMLAGRVSGPLVQIVTMVHEYQEVALSVRMLGEVMNRQPEQFGRGRGLRPVLTGKIDFEDVSFRYGPDGAPALDGVSFSIPSGSVFGIVGKSGSGKTTVTRLIQGLYQVQQGLVRMDGFDSREIDLVHLRSSIGVVLQDNFLFRGSVRDNIASARPDATFEEVAEAARMAGADEFIERLPRGFDTMLEENAANLSGGQKQRLAIARALITDPKLLIFDEATSALDPDSEAIIRRNLASIAKGRTVIIVSHRLSTLTDADAILVIERGRVADVGRHEQLLTRCVTYRHLWNQQTRQVA from the coding sequence ATGAGTGATACCTCCCGTACCGGCGTGCATTGCCTGGCTTTCGTGGCCCGCCACCACGGCGTGGACATGGCCCCCGACAGGCTGGTTCATGACTATGCGCTGGGCGACCAGCCGCTGAGCCCGCGACAGCTCCTGCGCATGGCCAAGGATGGCGGGCTGCGGGCCCGTTCGTCCCGGATGGGCTGGAAGGAACTGCTGAAGCTGCGCGACGCCTATCCGGTGCTGGCGCAACTGAGCAACGGCAACTGGGTTATCGTGGCCGGGCCCGCCGAAACGGTGGACGGCAAGACGCCGGACGCGGTTCGCATCCTCGATCCCCTGGCCAAGCGGCCCGAGCCGCTGCTTATCGCGCGCGACCAGTTTGCCAGCCGATGGAATGGCGAGGTCGTTTTCCTCAAGCGTACCTTCAAGCTGGGCGATCCCGAGCAGCCGTTCGGCCTGCGCTGGTTCCTGCCGGAAATCTTCAAGCAGAGGCGGCTCTTCGGAGACGTCGCGATTGCGGCCATCGTGCTTTACGCGCTGGGTCTGGCGACGCCGATCTTCTTCCAGCTCGTCATCGACAAGGTGCTGATCCACGAAAGCTATGCCACGCTCACCGTGTTGACGATCGGCATCGGGGCGGCGCTGATCTTCGATGCCGCCTTTACCTATCTGCGACGATACCTCCTGCTCTACGCCACCAACCGCATCGACATCCGGGTGGCGACGCGCACCTTCGGGCATCTCCTCAACCTGCCCATCGCGCTTTTCGAGCAGGCCTCGGCCGGCGTGCTGGTCAAGCACATGCAGCAGACGGCGCGCATCCGCGAATTTCTCACCGGTCGGCTGTTCCTGACGCTGCTCGACGGGCTGTCGCTCTTCGTCTTCCTGCCGGTGCTGCTGCTCTACAGCGTCAAGCTGACCCTCGTCGTCGTCGGCTTTGCGTTGCTGGTCGGCGTCATCGTGCTGCTGCTTATCGGGCCGTTCCGGCGGCGGCTGCAGGACCTCTACAAGGCCGAGGGCGACCGGCAGGCACTGCTGGTGGAAACGGTCCACGGCATGCGCACGGTCAAGTCGTTGGCGCTCGAGCCGCGCCAGCGCAAGGTGTGGGACGATTACTCGGCGCAATCCATTTCCGTGCGCTTCCAGGTCGACAAGATTTCGACGGCCGCGCAGGCGCTGACCTCGCTGGTCGAGAAGCTGATGAGCGTGGCGATCATCGGGCTGGGTGCGCTCGATGTGTTCAACGGCACCATGACCATCGGTGCGCTGGTGGCGTTCAACATGCTGGCCGGGCGCGTGTCGGGGCCGCTGGTGCAGATCGTCACCATGGTGCACGAATACCAGGAAGTGGCGCTTTCGGTGCGGATGCTCGGCGAGGTGATGAACCGGCAGCCCGAGCAGTTCGGCCGCGGCCGGGGCCTGCGGCCGGTGCTGACCGGCAAGATCGACTTCGAGGACGTTTCCTTCCGCTACGGCCCTGACGGTGCGCCGGCGCTGGACGGGGTGTCGTTCTCGATTCCCTCGGGCTCCGTGTTCGGCATCGTGGGCAAGAGCGGATCGGGCAAGACCACGGTGACGCGGCTCATCCAGGGGCTCTACCAGGTGCAGCAGGGCCTGGTGCGCATGGACGGGTTCGATAGCCGCGAGATCGACCTCGTGCACCTGCGCAGCAGTATCGGCGTGGTGCTGCAGGACAATTTCCTCTTCCGCGGCTCGGTGCGCGACAACATCGCCTCGGCGCGGCCGGATGCGACGTTCGAGGAAGTGGCGGAGGCCGCGCGGATGGCGGGCGCCGATGAGTTCATCGAGCGACTGCCGCGCGGGTTCGACACCATGCTCGAGGAGAACGCGGCCAACCTTTCAGGCGGGCAGAAGCAGCGGTTGGCGATCGCGCGGGCGCTCATCACCGACCCCAAGCTGCTGATCTTCGACGAGGCCACGAGCGCGCTCGATCCCGACAGCGAGGCGATCATCCGGCGCAACCTCGCCTCGATCGCCAAGGGGCGGACGGTCATCATCGTTTCCCACCGGCTTTCCACGCTCACCGATGCCGATGCCATCCTGGTCATCGAGCGTGGGCGCGTGGCCGATGTCGGGCGGCATGAGCAGTTGCTGACGCGCTGCGTCACCTATCGGCATCTGTGGAACCAGCAGACGAGGCAGGTCGCATGA
- a CDS encoding GNAT family N-acetyltransferase encodes MELQLRRETPSVEAYNSLRRSVGWQPIAPLVAEASLAGSLFCVTLWDGAELVGMARVVGDGALYFHLHDVLVASGRQGRGLGDRLVRAALAYFEETAGSGAMLGLMSAGGKDGFYERYGFIRRPNETMGSGMVLYRAG; translated from the coding sequence TTGGAGCTGCAATTGCGGCGCGAGACGCCTTCGGTCGAAGCCTATAACAGCCTGCGCCGCTCCGTCGGCTGGCAGCCGATCGCGCCGTTGGTGGCGGAGGCGTCACTGGCGGGCTCGCTGTTCTGCGTGACGTTGTGGGACGGCGCGGAACTGGTGGGGATGGCGCGAGTCGTTGGCGACGGGGCGCTCTACTTCCATCTTCACGATGTGCTGGTTGCCTCTGGGCGGCAGGGGCGAGGGTTGGGCGACAGGCTGGTGCGGGCGGCGCTGGCCTATTTCGAGGAAACGGCGGGGTCGGGCGCGATGCTGGGGCTGATGTCGGCGGGCGGCAAGGATGGGTTCTACGAGCGCTACGGCTTCATCCGGCGGCCGAACGAGACGATGGGGAGCGGCATGGTGCTCTACCGGGCCGGCTAG
- a CDS encoding HlyD family type I secretion periplasmic adaptor subunit, whose product MTAKSSEMKVVEPAAKAAEEKRRPKPVEVKASDDGRKPVQVISEFQSDAVELEERVPPRVARMTLYSITAFLIAAVTWASVSSVDEIVVAPGKLVTTQPTIVVQPLETSIIRTIDVEAGDVVKAGQTLVTFDPTFTQADVDRQKARLAVLDAQVSRSQAELDGSDYATLAGSSDEEQLQVRLFQQRRAYYAAQLQNFDQQVAVQQAAMDSSRSQEAVLKNQSDTLAQIESTRQALFDKQNGSLLDLLTSRNSRLDVDATRAQMEGSRVEAEHTIAKLEADRAAFIQDYRRATMEQLVDFRGKRDEAAEELKKMELRRNMVTLTAPSDAVVLELAAKSIGSVVREAEPVVTLVPVDVPLEAEVSVNSRDIGQVAAGDVARVKFDAYPFQKFGTADGSIRTVSRDAFTPDGKADAQGAAAMPYFKARVLIDDKSLDTREGPMHLLPGMTVTAEIKVGTRTIISYFLYPLLRGLDDSIREP is encoded by the coding sequence ATGACAGCCAAGTCGAGTGAAATGAAGGTCGTCGAGCCGGCTGCGAAAGCAGCCGAAGAGAAGCGGCGGCCAAAGCCGGTCGAGGTCAAGGCATCGGACGATGGGCGCAAGCCCGTGCAGGTGATTTCCGAGTTCCAGAGCGATGCGGTCGAGCTTGAGGAGCGGGTGCCGCCGCGGGTGGCGCGGATGACGCTCTACAGCATCACCGCGTTCCTGATCGCGGCGGTGACCTGGGCGTCGGTATCCTCGGTCGACGAGATCGTGGTGGCGCCGGGCAAGCTCGTGACCACGCAGCCGACCATCGTCGTCCAGCCGCTCGAAACCTCGATCATCCGTACGATCGACGTTGAGGCGGGTGATGTGGTCAAAGCCGGCCAGACGCTGGTGACGTTCGACCCGACCTTCACGCAGGCCGATGTCGACAGGCAGAAGGCGCGGCTGGCGGTGCTCGACGCGCAGGTGAGCCGCAGCCAGGCGGAGCTCGACGGCAGCGACTACGCGACCCTCGCGGGGAGCTCCGACGAGGAGCAGTTGCAGGTAAGGCTCTTCCAGCAGCGGCGCGCATACTATGCGGCGCAGTTGCAGAATTTCGACCAGCAGGTGGCCGTGCAGCAGGCCGCGATGGACAGCAGCCGGTCGCAGGAGGCGGTGCTCAAGAACCAGTCCGACACGCTGGCGCAGATCGAATCCACGCGGCAGGCGCTGTTCGACAAGCAGAACGGCTCACTGCTCGACCTCCTCACGTCCCGCAATTCGCGGCTCGATGTCGATGCGACGCGGGCCCAGATGGAGGGGAGCCGGGTCGAGGCCGAGCATACGATCGCCAAGCTCGAGGCGGACCGGGCGGCGTTCATCCAGGATTACCGCCGGGCGACGATGGAGCAGCTCGTCGATTTCCGCGGCAAGCGCGACGAGGCGGCCGAGGAGCTCAAGAAGATGGAGCTGCGCCGCAACATGGTGACGCTGACGGCGCCGTCCGACGCGGTGGTGCTGGAGCTGGCGGCCAAGTCGATTGGCTCGGTGGTGCGCGAAGCGGAGCCGGTGGTGACGCTGGTGCCGGTCGATGTGCCGCTCGAGGCAGAGGTGTCGGTCAATTCGCGCGATATCGGGCAGGTGGCGGCGGGCGATGTTGCCCGCGTCAAGTTCGACGCCTACCCGTTCCAGAAGTTCGGCACCGCCGACGGTTCAATCCGCACGGTGAGCCGCGACGCCTTCACGCCGGACGGCAAGGCCGATGCGCAGGGGGCGGCGGCCATGCCTTATTTCAAGGCGCGTGTGCTGATCGATGACAAGAGCCTCGATACCCGCGAGGGACCGATGCACCTGCTGCCGGGCATGACGGTGACGGCCGAGATCAAGGTCGGCACCCGCACCATCATCTCCTACTTCCTCTACCCGCTGCTGCGGGGGCTCGATGACAGTATCCGGGAGCCGTGA